One part of the Vicia villosa cultivar HV-30 ecotype Madison, WI linkage group LG6, Vvil1.0, whole genome shotgun sequence genome encodes these proteins:
- the LOC131610031 gene encoding uncharacterized protein LOC131610031 codes for MEDSPAAYIHLVHRLIEECMLFNMSQEECMEALSKHANIKPVITSTVWKELEKENKEFFEAYLKNRVERASETETRQRIQNMVLDSSK; via the exons ATGGAAGACTCTCCTGCTGCTTATATCCACTTG GTGCACCGTTTGATAGAAGAGTGTATGTTATTCAACATGAGCCAAGAAGAATGCATGGAAGCTCTTTCCAAGCATGCAAATATCAAACCAGTTATCACCTCCACCG TTTGGAAAGAGTTAGAGAAAGAGAATAAGGAGTTCTTTGAGGCATACTTGAAGAACAGAGTAGAGAGAGCTTCAGAGACAGAGACGAGGCAAAGGATACAAAACATGGTTTTGGATTCTTCTAAATAA